The following are encoded in a window of Brevibacillus sp. DP1.3A genomic DNA:
- a CDS encoding DUF418 domain-containing protein has product MKVAPVAEGERIRQLDGIRGFALLGIVLVNMPSFLYPIMFLPDAGMVNTHTEIDGWIRLLFNMFVQTKFYTIFSFLFGVGFFLFMHRAESKQLPYQSLFTRRLLVLLMVGMAHFVFLWYGDILHTYALAGFLLLLFYHRQEKTIKRWAWTLLIGMQALSALMLTVPEDLVPIPDQSPLIQKAIDTYTNGSIIEWLQFRVAYEIPVVFSLEFIVILSVLPLFLFGFLAAKRGVFERTEEFIPAIRRVWWIALGLSAVLVPMIPLVQFGIVKFPASTSIAVQTFVTWSGLSLCAFYITSLLLLYRTESGKRMLKHLEPVGRMALSNYLSQTIIAVLVVRVGHLYGTPGLALGLVFSLVIFTAQIFVSRWWLANYQFGPAEWLWRCLTYGKFVPMKRKGGSHAI; this is encoded by the coding sequence GTGAAAGTAGCACCTGTTGCGGAAGGTGAGCGAATTCGGCAGCTAGATGGGATTAGAGGCTTTGCTCTCTTGGGGATCGTGCTAGTGAATATGCCATCATTTTTGTATCCCATCATGTTCTTACCAGATGCAGGGATGGTCAATACCCATACGGAAATCGATGGTTGGATACGGCTTTTGTTTAACATGTTTGTACAGACGAAGTTTTACACCATCTTCTCGTTTTTGTTTGGGGTAGGCTTTTTTCTGTTTATGCATCGCGCCGAGAGCAAACAATTGCCTTATCAGAGCCTGTTTACTCGCAGATTGTTAGTGCTGCTGATGGTGGGGATGGCACATTTTGTTTTCCTCTGGTATGGAGACATTCTTCATACGTACGCCCTAGCTGGTTTTCTTCTGTTGCTGTTTTACCACAGGCAAGAAAAGACGATCAAAAGATGGGCGTGGACGCTCTTGATTGGTATGCAGGCCTTGTCTGCTCTGATGCTGACCGTTCCTGAGGACCTCGTTCCTATTCCAGATCAATCACCGCTCATACAAAAAGCTATCGATACTTATACCAATGGGTCGATTATCGAGTGGTTGCAATTCCGCGTTGCTTACGAAATTCCAGTCGTTTTCTCCCTTGAGTTCATCGTTATCCTATCTGTTCTGCCGCTCTTTTTATTCGGATTTCTGGCAGCCAAGCGGGGAGTATTTGAGAGGACGGAAGAATTTATTCCGGCCATTCGCCGTGTATGGTGGATTGCGCTGGGCTTAAGTGCTGTGCTTGTACCGATGATTCCGCTTGTTCAATTTGGCATCGTAAAATTTCCAGCCTCGACCTCGATCGCCGTTCAGACATTTGTTACCTGGAGCGGTCTTAGCCTGTGCGCTTTTTATATCACGTCACTGCTACTTCTTTATCGGACAGAGAGCGGCAAGCGCATGCTGAAGCATTTGGAACCGGTCGGCAGAATGGCGTTGAGCAACTACTTGAGCCAAACCATCATCGCTGTATTGGTCGTGCGTGTTGGACATTTGTACGGAACGCCTGGGCTGGCTCTCGGATTGGTGTTCAGCTTGGTGATTTTCACTGCGCAAATCTTCGTTAGTCGCTGGTGGCTCGCCAACTATCAGTTTGGTCCTGCAGAATGGCTTTGGCGCTGTTTGACATACGGCAAATTTGTACCAATGAAACGAAAAGGAGGATCTCATGCGATTTGA
- a CDS encoding acyltransferase — MARKERIGELELIRAFAFLAVVYQHVIGVYIREPGLTEHVLIVYGMLFHLLKFAVPAFIFITGLVLFYNYSEKVNYISFTRKRITEILVPYGIWSVVYLYLMEKPLGEGAAFAWNVSKNFLTGTSSYHLWFVVMIFQFYLLYPFWQRVFELFRRFVTSRLRLVVALGVSGLVYGGLMWFSARYIPAHGFRFDLNWLDTYFIKYRDRNAFYYFYYFLFGGLVAFTLPAFRAILKKHWQWIIVSVGVLYAVIGYELLRNSGQGQINLNVATSLKPSMFLYTMACLLAVYALCLWMSKKQSKWTHWLGLLGKYSYGAYLIHALILTYLMKLLRELQLFHTGVWGSLVTFVLCSILSFAISYGLGRLPFGSWLVGAAEKKTKKIPSSQKKWQNAG, encoded by the coding sequence ATGGCTCGAAAAGAACGAATTGGTGAGTTGGAACTGATCCGGGCCTTTGCATTTTTGGCTGTGGTTTATCAGCATGTCATTGGTGTGTATATCCGTGAGCCGGGACTGACAGAGCACGTGTTGATCGTCTACGGAATGTTGTTTCATTTGCTAAAATTCGCTGTACCAGCATTCATTTTCATCACGGGTCTTGTTTTGTTTTACAACTACTCCGAAAAAGTGAACTATATTTCCTTCACGCGTAAACGGATAACGGAGATTTTGGTTCCGTATGGAATATGGTCGGTGGTCTATCTTTACTTGATGGAGAAGCCTTTGGGTGAGGGAGCTGCGTTCGCCTGGAATGTAAGCAAAAATTTCCTGACAGGGACGTCCTCGTATCATCTGTGGTTCGTCGTGATGATTTTTCAGTTCTATCTTTTGTATCCGTTTTGGCAAAGAGTATTTGAACTTTTCCGCAGATTCGTGACCAGCCGCTTACGTCTCGTTGTCGCTCTTGGTGTCTCCGGATTGGTTTATGGGGGCCTCATGTGGTTCTCGGCGAGGTACATCCCGGCGCACGGTTTCCGCTTCGATCTGAATTGGCTTGATACGTATTTCATCAAATACCGCGATCGAAATGCGTTCTATTATTTCTATTACTTTTTGTTCGGTGGCTTGGTCGCTTTCACGCTGCCTGCATTTCGTGCAATTCTGAAAAAACACTGGCAATGGATCATTGTTTCGGTCGGTGTCCTGTACGCAGTCATTGGCTATGAACTTTTGCGTAATTCAGGGCAAGGCCAGATCAATTTAAACGTAGCGACATCCTTGAAACCGTCCATGTTCCTCTATACGATGGCTTGCTTACTGGCTGTGTACGCTCTCTGCCTATGGATGAGCAAAAAGCAGTCCAAATGGACACATTGGCTAGGACTCCTTGGAAAATATTCGTACGGAGCTTATTTGATTCATGCGCTGATCTTGACGTACTTGATGAAGCTTTTGCGCGAGCTTCAACTTTTTCACACGGGCGTGTGGGGAAGTTTGGTAACATTCGTCTTGTGCTCCATTCTTTCTTTTGCCATATCATATGGGCTGGGAAGACTACCGTTTGGTTCCTGGCTGGTGGGCGCAGCAGAGAAAAAGACAAAGAAAATCCCGTCATCTCAAAAAAAATGGCAAAACGCAGGTTAA
- a CDS encoding YheC/YheD family protein produces the protein MVKDELLLEYLPKTRVYSPEELWEYAEAFTHVMLKPSGGGGGVGIIQVTKRGEEQYLVHSGSRRRLVDGKEATIRYVESLFRPKTYLLQPRIPLGRINGKPFDVRVMIQRRSNKEPWVITGWCAKLAGPGYVVTNVARSRGKVLPVQTAIKLSNIEAGPHLLSDIRMVAAAVANRLGRAYPTLREIGLDLGIDVDGKPWIIEANFRPALSLFQKLEDQSFYKRIVSMRKR, from the coding sequence ATGGTCAAAGACGAACTCTTGCTGGAGTATTTGCCCAAAACCCGCGTGTACTCTCCTGAAGAGCTATGGGAGTATGCAGAAGCGTTTACACACGTGATGCTGAAGCCTTCGGGAGGCGGCGGTGGGGTAGGAATTATTCAAGTAACGAAGCGAGGAGAAGAGCAGTATTTGGTTCATAGTGGGAGTCGCCGGCGTCTCGTGGATGGGAAAGAGGCCACGATCCGATACGTGGAATCGTTGTTTCGCCCAAAAACATACCTGCTCCAGCCACGTATCCCACTCGGTAGAATCAACGGCAAGCCTTTTGATGTACGTGTCATGATCCAGCGAAGGAGCAACAAGGAGCCTTGGGTCATAACGGGTTGGTGTGCAAAGCTTGCAGGACCGGGCTATGTCGTGACAAATGTGGCTCGAAGTCGTGGAAAAGTTTTGCCCGTCCAGACGGCAATCAAGCTGTCGAATATAGAAGCAGGCCCGCATCTCTTGAGTGATATCCGCATGGTAGCTGCGGCGGTAGCTAATCGATTGGGAAGAGCCTATCCGACACTCCGGGAGATCGGTTTGGACTTAGGGATTGATGTGGATGGCAAACCGTGGATTATTGAAGCCAACTTCCGACCTGCTCTTTCTCTCTTTCAAAAGCTGGAGGATCAGTCCTTTTACAAACGAATTGTCTCCATGCGAAAACGATAA
- a CDS encoding FMN-binding glutamate synthase family protein: protein MAGNWISFLIGSFVGSIAALIVVGLLLICLFRPLTQWLLAKFMKRLMSDRYPENIFEMVSAMTKVSPRYVLENSLRAATGQAIERPFGSPRKFLNFDSLIFSPAQLAKMPSSEDTEVDMQITIGPMAKKPLTLDIPLMVGAMGYGIGVSADVKIAIAKGTAAVGTLTNTGEGPLLPEERKFAKHLILQYNSGKWAKEPEILRQADAIEIHFGQGATAAAASFIPAEYIQGRAAEIMGVQDEEMIIIPSRHPEVSKPEDLKKLVDKLRTITEGVPIGVKICASAILEKDLEIVIQAGVDFISIDGGQAGTKGGPPILEDDFGLPTIYALTRAVRYLKKKGVKERITLLSGGGYNTPGECLKAIALGADGIFMGTAVLWAMTHDQVTKAIPWEPPTELTTYPGSLKNKFDPDSATKYLANFFLSFVDEMEIAILALGKTSLHEVTAADLVSLDEMTSKVTKVPLAYHSSSSS from the coding sequence ATGGCTGGCAACTGGATTTCGTTTTTGATCGGCTCCTTTGTAGGATCGATAGCTGCACTCATCGTGGTGGGACTGCTTTTGATCTGTCTTTTTCGACCTCTTACCCAGTGGCTGCTCGCCAAGTTCATGAAGCGCCTCATGTCAGACCGCTATCCGGAAAATATTTTTGAGATGGTCTCCGCAATGACCAAAGTCAGTCCGCGCTACGTCCTGGAGAACAGCTTGCGAGCAGCTACTGGACAAGCCATCGAGCGTCCTTTCGGAAGTCCGCGCAAGTTCTTGAACTTTGATAGCTTGATATTTTCTCCTGCACAGCTGGCCAAGATGCCTTCCAGTGAGGATACCGAAGTGGATATGCAAATCACGATTGGACCCATGGCAAAAAAGCCGTTAACCTTGGACATTCCGCTCATGGTAGGGGCAATGGGATACGGTATCGGTGTAAGTGCCGATGTGAAAATCGCGATTGCAAAGGGAACGGCCGCAGTGGGGACTTTGACGAATACGGGTGAAGGTCCGTTACTGCCGGAAGAAAGGAAATTCGCCAAACATCTTATTCTCCAATACAACTCGGGAAAGTGGGCAAAGGAGCCGGAAATTTTGCGACAGGCGGACGCCATCGAAATCCATTTTGGGCAGGGGGCGACTGCAGCTGCCGCGAGCTTTATCCCCGCTGAATACATCCAGGGAAGAGCTGCTGAAATCATGGGGGTCCAGGATGAAGAGATGATTATCATTCCTTCGCGGCATCCGGAAGTATCGAAGCCGGAAGATCTTAAGAAGCTCGTAGACAAGTTGCGCACAATAACAGAAGGCGTTCCGATTGGCGTCAAAATCTGCGCCAGTGCCATTCTTGAAAAAGACCTAGAGATTGTAATCCAAGCCGGTGTAGATTTTATCAGTATCGATGGCGGACAAGCGGGGACAAAAGGTGGACCTCCAATCCTGGAGGATGATTTCGGTTTGCCGACGATTTATGCGCTGACCCGGGCGGTGCGCTATTTGAAGAAAAAAGGTGTAAAAGAACGAATTACCTTACTGTCAGGGGGCGGATATAATACTCCGGGTGAGTGCTTGAAAGCTATTGCTTTGGGAGCAGATGGCATATTTATGGGGACGGCTGTTTTGTGGGCGATGACTCATGATCAGGTGACAAAAGCAATACCGTGGGAACCACCGACAGAGCTGACCACCTATCCAGGGAGCTTGAAAAACAAATTTGACCCCGATTCAGCCACGAAATACTTGGCTAATTTTTTTCTTTCGTTTGTGGATGAGATGGAAATTGCCATCCTCGCTCTGGGGAAAACGTCTCTTCATGAAGTTACCGCTGCGGATCTCGTCTCTCTCGATGAGATGACGAGTAAAGTGACGAAAGTACCCCTTGCCTATCATTCATCCTCTTCCAGTTAA
- the panD gene encoding aspartate 1-decarboxylase: MQRHMCKGKIHRATVTQAELDYVGSITIDVALMDAADIKPYEIVQITSLRNATRWKTYALPGATGSGVICLNGPPAHLFSPGDLVIILSMGMYDESEIEQLVPKVVFVDEQNRITKVEEHHLIKNGETLP; the protein is encoded by the coding sequence TTGCAACGACACATGTGCAAAGGCAAAATTCACAGGGCGACAGTTACGCAGGCCGAACTGGATTACGTGGGGAGTATCACAATTGACGTTGCTCTCATGGATGCGGCAGATATCAAGCCATATGAAATCGTGCAAATAACCAGTTTGCGTAATGCCACGCGCTGGAAAACATACGCGTTACCCGGAGCAACGGGTAGCGGAGTCATCTGTCTGAATGGTCCACCTGCCCACCTATTTTCGCCAGGAGATCTAGTCATCATTTTGAGTATGGGCATGTACGATGAATCCGAGATCGAACAGCTCGTTCCCAAGGTCGTGTTTGTGGACGAACAGAATCGTATCACGAAAGTAGAGGAGCATCATCTGATAAAGAATGGAGAGACACTGCCATAA
- a CDS encoding Ldh family oxidoreductase — protein sequence MHPALFHWKRLEQVVTEVFVQAGARREHARLVAESLVHADLRGIESHGLARLPIYIQRIEAGLIELNDEPVVWKQEGATALVDGKNQLGAVVGVAALEEAIKLSQQMGIGVVGVRHSNHFGSCSYYAERAIAEGRILLVLSNAPEAIAPTGGIRPFFGTNPIAVGIPAGEEPSFLLDMATSVAARGKIALAVKKGETIPSDWAIDPNGKETTDPTQALLGSLLPIGGAKGYGLAMFIDILCGLLTGAATGPHVKSLYDNWNDPQNVGHLFLTVDIERFMPLRDFCTNMDAYIREVKSVPTKEGVSEIFIPGEIEGRKKREHMENGIPFDPNLTKELSQLCRTYGVDLQAAYYTP from the coding sequence ATGCACCCTGCACTCTTTCATTGGAAGCGTTTGGAGCAAGTCGTAACAGAAGTGTTTGTACAGGCAGGTGCAAGACGCGAGCATGCAAGGCTAGTTGCAGAATCTCTCGTCCATGCTGATTTGCGCGGCATAGAGTCCCATGGGTTGGCGAGGCTGCCGATTTATATCCAACGAATCGAAGCAGGCTTGATCGAATTGAACGATGAGCCAGTGGTATGGAAACAGGAGGGAGCAACAGCACTGGTAGACGGCAAAAACCAGCTGGGTGCGGTAGTCGGGGTTGCGGCACTGGAGGAAGCGATCAAGTTGTCACAGCAGATGGGAATCGGGGTAGTTGGTGTTCGTCATTCCAACCACTTTGGCTCTTGTTCGTACTATGCAGAACGAGCGATCGCAGAAGGAAGGATTCTTCTTGTCCTATCCAATGCTCCCGAAGCAATAGCACCTACAGGAGGGATTCGCCCTTTTTTCGGAACGAATCCAATTGCGGTGGGAATACCAGCAGGGGAAGAACCATCCTTTTTGTTAGATATGGCGACGAGTGTCGCTGCCAGAGGAAAAATCGCCTTAGCCGTTAAAAAAGGGGAAACGATTCCTTCCGATTGGGCCATCGATCCCAATGGGAAGGAAACGACTGATCCCACACAAGCCTTGCTAGGCTCACTTTTGCCGATCGGGGGAGCAAAGGGTTATGGATTGGCGATGTTCATCGATATCTTGTGTGGGCTGCTAACGGGTGCAGCAACGGGACCACATGTAAAAAGCTTGTATGACAATTGGAACGATCCACAAAACGTTGGACATCTATTCTTGACGGTGGATATTGAACGATTTATGCCACTGCGGGATTTTTGCACCAATATGGATGCATACATTCGTGAGGTGAAAAGTGTACCTACGAAAGAAGGAGTATCCGAAATTTTCATACCTGGCGAGATCGAGGGCCGAAAAAAGCGAGAACACATGGAAAACGGTATTCCATTCGATCCGAATCTGACGAAAGAACTGAGCCAATTATGCCGCACCTATGGAGTCGATTTGCAGGCTGCGTATTATACCCCCTAA
- a CDS encoding aminotransferase class I/II-fold pyridoxal phosphate-dependent enzyme, with translation MHSLASTLNETIQRENPHVYEMLSNIAKLIYFPKEGILSQSAEAKAKAKKYNATIGIALENGQPMHLKVIQDNLSAYQPKDIYEYAPPAGKPELRAAWRKKMIEEQPSLANHTFSNPIVTNALTHGLSIVSDLFADSGDSVIIPDKNWENYELTFSIRRGAEMVYYPLYNDEMKFNASALRDAILAQKDKGKAIVVLNFPNNPTGYTPGPEEGKQIVAALKEGAEAGINIVAVTDDAYFGLFFEDSMHESLFASLCDVHPRILPVKVDGATKEDYVWGFRVGFITYASPSSDLLSALEQKTMGIIRATLSSGSHPSQTFVLHAITAPEYKAQKQEKFDIMKGRANRVKEVLDTGKYNDVWTYYPFNSGYFMCLKLKTVEAETLRQHLLEQYGVGTIALGQTDLRIAFSCIEEENIADLFELVYSGVKDLENALTK, from the coding sequence ATGCATTCATTAGCATCAACGCTGAACGAAACTATCCAACGCGAAAACCCACACGTATATGAAATGCTGTCCAATATCGCCAAGCTGATTTATTTCCCAAAAGAGGGGATTCTCAGCCAGTCGGCAGAAGCGAAAGCAAAAGCGAAAAAGTACAACGCAACCATCGGGATTGCACTGGAAAACGGTCAACCGATGCATCTTAAGGTCATCCAGGATAATCTGTCTGCTTACCAGCCAAAAGATATTTACGAATATGCTCCCCCAGCAGGAAAGCCTGAGCTGCGTGCAGCATGGCGTAAAAAAATGATCGAGGAACAGCCTTCATTGGCTAACCATACCTTTAGTAACCCAATCGTTACAAACGCATTGACGCATGGCCTGAGCATCGTATCTGACTTGTTCGCTGACAGCGGCGACAGTGTCATCATCCCGGACAAAAACTGGGAAAACTACGAGCTTACCTTTTCGATCCGCCGTGGTGCAGAAATGGTCTACTACCCATTGTATAACGACGAGATGAAATTTAATGCTTCTGCTTTGCGTGATGCCATTCTCGCACAAAAAGACAAAGGCAAAGCCATCGTCGTACTCAACTTCCCGAATAACCCAACTGGCTATACACCTGGTCCAGAGGAAGGAAAACAAATCGTCGCTGCACTCAAAGAAGGCGCTGAAGCTGGAATCAATATTGTCGCGGTGACGGATGACGCGTACTTCGGCTTGTTCTTCGAGGACTCAATGCACGAATCTCTCTTCGCTAGCCTGTGCGACGTTCACCCGCGCATTCTGCCTGTAAAAGTAGATGGCGCTACCAAAGAAGATTACGTATGGGGCTTCCGTGTTGGCTTCATTACGTATGCATCTCCATCCAGCGACTTGCTCAGCGCTTTGGAGCAAAAGACAATGGGAATCATCCGCGCGACTCTTTCCAGCGGATCGCATCCTTCCCAAACGTTCGTACTGCACGCAATCACTGCTCCGGAGTACAAAGCACAGAAGCAGGAGAAATTCGATATCATGAAAGGCCGTGCCAACCGTGTCAAGGAAGTGCTCGACACCGGAAAATACAATGACGTGTGGACTTACTATCCATTCAACTCCGGCTACTTCATGTGCCTCAAGCTAAAGACTGTCGAAGCGGAAACATTGCGCCAGCACTTGCTGGAACAGTATGGCGTCGGTACGATCGCTCTCGGTCAAACCGATCTGCGCATTGCCTTCTCTTGCATTGAAGAAGAAAACATTGCTGACTTGTTCGAATTGGTCTACAGCGGTGTAAAAGATTTGGAAAATGCATTAACCAAATAA
- the brnQ gene encoding branched-chain amino acid transport system II carrier protein, with amino-acid sequence MITLSKKEMLLVSFMLFSMFFGAGNLIFPPYLGQEAGSYVWLSIAGFVLSAVGLPILGVIAIAKAGSFYQLASRVHPSFALIFPILIYVSIGPALAIPRAGSLAYEMGMAPFLPAQAADSTWSLFLYTIVFFGIVFWFSLSPSKLIDRFGKILTPALLTMIALIYIKSLFTPLGPTGVPAGKYAANPVVQGFLDGYLTMDALAALVFGIVIANTLRSKGIEDKKQLSANMIKAGLGAGMLLTFIYVILGLLGSSGASLGRPENGGLLLTAIMRQLFGTSGTLILGVIFTVACLCVSIGLVTSCSQYFHGRFKGLSYRGWAVILCVLSMGVANLGLSEILSVSVPILGAIYPIAIVLILLALLERWIPAHSAVYMTTVAVVTVFGVVDLMNLTFFNQSWNDILGVLPFYKEGAGWIMPALFAGFVGVLLDFRKRTNRTGTTTSPSK; translated from the coding sequence ATGATAACCTTGTCTAAGAAAGAAATGTTACTGGTCAGTTTTATGCTGTTTTCGATGTTTTTTGGTGCAGGGAACCTTATTTTTCCACCCTATCTGGGTCAAGAGGCTGGTTCCTATGTTTGGCTGTCGATTGCAGGCTTTGTCTTATCGGCTGTCGGTCTTCCCATCCTTGGGGTGATTGCCATCGCAAAAGCAGGGAGCTTTTACCAATTGGCGAGTCGTGTTCATCCAAGCTTTGCTCTTATTTTTCCTATTTTGATTTATGTGTCGATTGGACCCGCACTTGCTATCCCTCGTGCAGGCAGTCTCGCGTACGAGATGGGAATGGCGCCGTTTTTGCCGGCACAAGCCGCTGATTCCACCTGGAGTCTGTTCCTCTATACGATCGTATTTTTTGGCATTGTCTTTTGGTTTAGTCTGAGTCCTTCCAAATTGATTGATCGCTTTGGGAAAATACTGACTCCTGCACTGCTGACCATGATTGCATTAATCTACATCAAGAGCTTATTTACACCACTGGGTCCAACAGGGGTACCAGCAGGAAAATATGCCGCCAATCCAGTTGTGCAAGGATTTCTGGACGGGTATTTAACCATGGATGCTTTGGCTGCACTCGTATTTGGTATCGTGATCGCCAATACGCTGCGGAGCAAGGGAATCGAGGACAAAAAGCAACTGTCTGCGAATATGATCAAAGCAGGTCTCGGAGCAGGTATGTTGCTGACATTCATCTATGTCATTTTGGGATTGCTCGGTTCATCCGGTGCCTCTTTAGGAAGACCGGAGAATGGCGGGCTGCTCCTGACAGCTATCATGAGGCAGCTATTTGGGACAAGCGGTACGCTGATTCTTGGTGTCATCTTTACCGTCGCTTGCCTCTGTGTATCGATTGGACTCGTAACTTCTTGCAGCCAATACTTTCATGGACGATTCAAAGGTTTGTCCTATAGAGGATGGGCAGTGATTCTCTGTGTCCTGAGCATGGGAGTCGCAAACTTGGGACTATCGGAGATTTTGAGTGTATCAGTCCCGATCCTGGGCGCTATTTACCCAATTGCTATCGTGCTCATTTTGTTGGCGTTGCTAGAGCGCTGGATACCTGCGCATTCCGCTGTGTATATGACGACTGTTGCAGTTGTGACGGTTTTTGGTGTCGTGGATTTGATGAATCTTACATTTTTTAATCAGAGCTGGAACGACATCTTGGGTGTTCTTCCTTTTTATAAGGAAGGGGCGGGTTGGATCATGCCAGCGTTATTTGCTGGTTTTGTCGGTGTTCTGCTCGATTTTCGGAAAAGGACAAACCGCACAGGAACAACGACTTCCCCATCAAAATAA
- a CDS encoding YqjF family protein, with protein sequence MTQTWEHLLFLHWAISPASIKALIPAGLELDTYDGKAWISIIPFLLSGVRLHRMPSVPFTTTFPEINVRTYVKAKGKTGVYFLSLDTSNPLVIKIAKFWYRLPYYRAQMAFHHQGDRIDFTSRRLSDLPQSPSFEGSYQPLADRFFAKEGTLMHWLTERYTLFCRCNRTKQMMYADVVHEPWQLQEAAFHIRENAMTENLSIPLTDSPHLALYSRGVQSLVWPIRSLADLSSNQGG encoded by the coding sequence ATGACGCAGACGTGGGAGCATCTTCTTTTTTTACATTGGGCGATTTCCCCAGCGTCTATCAAAGCGCTCATTCCAGCAGGACTTGAGCTCGATACTTACGATGGCAAGGCATGGATCAGTATTATCCCGTTTTTGCTGAGTGGCGTGCGTTTGCATCGGATGCCATCCGTACCATTCACGACGACTTTCCCTGAAATCAATGTCCGAACGTATGTGAAGGCGAAAGGGAAGACGGGCGTGTATTTTCTTTCGCTGGATACGTCGAATCCGCTAGTGATCAAGATTGCGAAATTTTGGTACCGACTGCCTTATTATCGGGCCCAAATGGCTTTTCATCACCAAGGGGATCGGATCGATTTTACCTCTCGACGTCTATCTGATCTACCTCAGTCTCCCTCGTTCGAAGGCAGCTACCAGCCTCTCGCTGACAGATTTTTCGCCAAAGAGGGAACGCTGATGCATTGGCTGACGGAGCGATACACACTCTTTTGCAGGTGTAACAGAACGAAGCAAATGATGTATGCGGATGTGGTGCACGAGCCGTGGCAGCTACAGGAGGCAGCCTTTCATATTCGTGAAAACGCGATGACCGAAAACCTGTCAATCCCACTCACGGATTCTCCGCATCTAGCACTGTATTCACGTGGGGTACAAAGTCTTGTTTGGCCGATTCGAAGTCTAGCGGATCTATCTTCGAATCAAGGTGGATAG
- a CDS encoding DMT family transporter, which produces MLLAYIQLALAMALVGSNISIGKEIVSHVPVFLFSELRFLLAIVILLPLLAMRGEWKASWSREEGKVLFWQSFFGVFLFSICMLYGVQWTTATAAGIITSTVPACIALFSFWILKEKLHANSLVAIGLSVGGIGFITFTGGGVEQNWISMLGNLLVFFAVVSEALFTIFAKRLSGKITPFQMTAAINVISFVLFLPFEIWESLRFDWSAVPANVWWLLVYYAFTASILSFFLWYKGVEKVEASKAGLFTGMMPISAALVAVFFLNEAFTWMHGAGMILVLASIFIGTQQPRRMRSSMES; this is translated from the coding sequence ATGCTGTTAGCTTACATTCAGTTAGCCTTGGCTATGGCCTTGGTCGGAAGCAACATCTCCATCGGTAAAGAAATTGTTTCCCATGTTCCAGTGTTTTTGTTTTCGGAGCTGCGCTTTTTGCTCGCGATCGTCATCCTATTGCCGCTGCTGGCTATGCGTGGGGAATGGAAAGCTTCTTGGAGCCGTGAGGAAGGCAAGGTGTTATTCTGGCAGTCGTTTTTCGGCGTGTTTCTGTTTAGTATTTGCATGCTGTACGGTGTTCAGTGGACGACTGCTACTGCAGCCGGTATCATTACGAGTACGGTGCCTGCTTGCATCGCTTTGTTTTCGTTCTGGATTCTCAAGGAAAAATTACACGCCAACAGCTTAGTGGCGATCGGTCTTTCAGTGGGCGGCATCGGCTTCATTACGTTCACTGGAGGCGGCGTGGAACAAAACTGGATAAGCATGCTGGGCAATCTGCTCGTATTTTTTGCGGTCGTCAGCGAAGCGCTCTTCACGATTTTCGCCAAAAGACTTTCTGGGAAAATTACGCCTTTCCAAATGACGGCCGCGATAAATGTCATCAGCTTTGTCTTGTTTCTCCCGTTTGAGATTTGGGAAAGCTTGCGGTTTGATTGGAGCGCCGTACCTGCAAATGTATGGTGGCTTCTTGTGTACTATGCGTTTACGGCAAGCATCTTATCCTTCTTTCTCTGGTACAAAGGAGTGGAGAAGGTGGAGGCTTCGAAAGCTGGCTTGTTCACCGGAATGATGCCGATAAGTGCTGCTCTCGTGGCTGTCTTTTTCTTGAACGAAGCATTTACTTGGATGCATGGAGCGGGAATGATTCTTGTGCTCGCCTCCATTTTTATCGGTACACAGCAGCCGCGGCGTATGCGTTCGTCAATGGAAAGCTAA